In one Pseudomonas fitomaticsae genomic region, the following are encoded:
- the leuD gene encoding 3-isopropylmalate dehydratase small subunit: protein MKAFTQHTGLVAPLDRANVDTDQIIPKQFLKSIKRTGFGPNLFDEWRYLDVGQPYQDNSKRPLNKEFVLNAERYQGASVLLARENFGCGSSREHAPWALEEYGFRSIIAPSYADIFFNNSFKNGLLPIILSDAEVDELFKQVEAAPGYQLQIDLHEQTVTSPNGKVYRFEIDAFRKHCLLNGLDDIGLTLQDGDAIAAFEARHRASQPWLFRDA from the coding sequence ATGAAAGCTTTTACCCAGCACACTGGTCTCGTCGCGCCTCTGGATCGTGCCAACGTCGACACCGACCAGATCATTCCGAAGCAGTTTCTGAAGTCGATCAAACGCACCGGTTTCGGCCCGAACCTGTTCGACGAGTGGCGTTACCTCGATGTGGGGCAGCCGTATCAGGACAACTCCAAGCGTCCGCTGAACAAGGAATTCGTACTTAACGCCGAGCGTTATCAGGGCGCCAGCGTGTTGCTGGCCCGCGAGAACTTCGGTTGCGGCTCCAGCCGTGAACACGCGCCATGGGCGCTGGAAGAGTACGGTTTCCGCAGCATCATCGCGCCGAGCTACGCCGACATCTTCTTCAACAACAGCTTCAAGAACGGTTTGCTGCCGATCATCTTGAGCGATGCCGAAGTCGACGAACTGTTCAAGCAAGTCGAGGCCGCGCCGGGCTATCAGTTGCAGATCGATCTGCACGAGCAGACCGTGACCAGCCCGAACGGCAAGGTCTACCGCTTCGAGATCGACGCTTTCCGCAAACACTGCCTGCTCAACGGCCTGGACGACATCGGCCTGACCTTGCAGGACGGCGATGCGATTGCCGCGTTCGAAGCCAGGCATCGCGCGAGCCAGCCGTGGTTGTTCCGCGACGCGTGA
- a CDS encoding class I SAM-dependent methyltransferase, with the protein MTSTAHSQVVQKQFGEQAAAYLSSAVHAQGTEFALLQAELAGQGEARVLDLGCGAGHVSFHVAPLVKEVVAYDLSQQMLDVVAAAAVDRGLSNVSTINGAAERLPFADGEFDFVFSRYSAHHWSDLGVALREVRRVLKPGGVAAFIDVLSPGSPLFDTYLQSVEVLRDTSHVRDYSAGEWLRQVSEAGLHTRSTTRQRLRLEYNSWVERMRTPEVMRAAIRQLQQSMGNEVREYFEIEADGSFSTDVLVLWAEK; encoded by the coding sequence ATGACCAGCACCGCCCACAGTCAGGTTGTACAAAAGCAATTCGGTGAACAGGCCGCCGCCTACCTGAGCAGCGCCGTTCACGCTCAAGGCACTGAATTTGCGCTGCTGCAGGCTGAGTTGGCGGGGCAGGGCGAGGCTCGGGTGCTGGACCTGGGTTGCGGCGCCGGGCACGTGAGTTTTCACGTCGCCCCGTTAGTGAAAGAAGTGGTGGCGTACGACCTGTCGCAGCAGATGCTCGACGTGGTCGCCGCCGCTGCCGTTGATCGCGGTTTGAGCAACGTGTCCACGATCAACGGCGCCGCCGAGCGCCTGCCGTTTGCCGACGGTGAGTTCGACTTCGTGTTCAGCCGTTATTCGGCGCACCATTGGAGCGATCTCGGCGTGGCCCTGCGCGAAGTGCGTCGGGTGCTGAAACCGGGCGGCGTGGCGGCGTTCATCGATGTGCTGTCGCCGGGCAGTCCGCTGTTCGACACTTATTTGCAGAGCGTCGAAGTGCTGCGCGACACCAGCCATGTGCGCGATTATTCGGCCGGTGAGTGGTTGCGCCAGGTCAGCGAAGCCGGTCTGCACACCCGCAGCACCACGCGTCAGCGCCTGCGTCTGGAGTACAACAGCTGGGTCGAGCGCATGCGCACACCCGAAGTGATGCGCGCCGCGATCCGCCAGTTGCAGCAATCGATGGGCAACGAAGTGCGCGAATATTTTGAGATTGAGGCCGATGGTTCGTTCAGTACAGATGTGCTGGTGCTCTGGGCTGAAAAGTAA
- the leuB gene encoding 3-isopropylmalate dehydrogenase yields the protein MSKQILILPGDGIGPEIMAEAVKVLELANDKYSLGFELSHDVIGGAAIDKHGVPLADETLDRARAADAVLLGAVGGPKWDTIERDIRPERGLLKIRAQLGLFGNLRPAILYPQLADASSLKPEIVAGLDILIVRELTGGIYFGAPRGTRTLENGERQSYDTLPYSESEIRRIARVGFDMARVRGKKLCSVDKANVLASSQLWREVVEQVAKDYPDVELSHMYVDNAAMQLVRAPKQFDVIVTDNMFGDILSDEASMLTGSIGMLPSASLDANNKGMYEPCHGSAPDIAGKGIANPLATILSVSMMLRYSFNLHEAADAIEKAVSVVLDQGLRTGDIFSTGCTKVGTQEMGDAVVAALRNL from the coding sequence ATGAGCAAGCAGATTCTGATTCTCCCAGGCGACGGTATTGGTCCGGAAATCATGGCCGAAGCAGTCAAGGTGCTGGAGCTGGCCAACGACAAGTACAGCCTGGGCTTCGAGCTGAGCCATGACGTGATCGGTGGCGCCGCCATCGACAAGCACGGCGTGCCGCTGGCCGACGAAACCCTCGACCGTGCCCGCGCTGCCGACGCTGTGCTGCTGGGCGCCGTGGGCGGCCCGAAATGGGACACCATCGAGCGTGATATCCGCCCTGAGCGCGGCCTGCTGAAAATCCGTGCGCAACTGGGCCTGTTCGGCAACCTGCGTCCGGCGATCCTGTACCCGCAACTGGCCGACGCTTCGAGCCTGAAGCCGGAAATCGTTGCCGGCCTGGACATCCTGATCGTCCGTGAGCTGACCGGCGGCATCTACTTCGGCGCGCCGCGCGGCACTCGCACCCTGGAAAACGGCGAGCGCCAGTCCTACGACACGCTGCCGTACAGCGAAAGCGAAATCCGCCGCATCGCCCGTGTCGGTTTCGACATGGCCCGCGTGCGTGGCAAAAAGCTGTGCTCGGTGGACAAGGCCAACGTACTGGCGTCCAGCCAACTGTGGCGTGAAGTGGTCGAGCAAGTCGCCAAGGATTACCCGGACGTCGAGCTGAGCCACATGTACGTCGACAACGCCGCCATGCAACTGGTGCGCGCACCGAAGCAGTTCGACGTGATCGTCACCGACAACATGTTCGGCGACATCCTGTCCGACGAAGCGTCGATGCTCACCGGTTCCATCGGCATGCTGCCGTCGGCCTCGCTGGACGCCAACAACAAGGGCATGTACGAGCCTTGCCACGGTTCGGCGCCGGACATCGCGGGCAAAGGCATCGCCAACCCGCTGGCGACCATTCTGTCGGTGTCGATGATGCTGCGTTACAGCTTCAATCTGCACGAAGCGGCGGATGCCATCGAGAAAGCGGTCAGCGTGGTGCTGGATCAAGGTCTGCGCACCGGCGACATCTTTTCGACCGGTTGCACTAAAGTCGGTACGCAGGAAATGGGTGACGCAGTAGTCGCCGCGCTGCGGAATCTGTAA
- the asd gene encoding aspartate-semialdehyde dehydrogenase, which translates to MKRVGLIGWRGMVGSVLMQRMLEEQDFDLIEPVFFTTSNVGGQGPSVGKDIAPLKDAYSIEELKTLDVILTCQGGDYTSEVFPKLREAGWQGYWIDAASSLRMNDDAVIILDPVNRKVIDQQLDAGTKNYIGGNCTVSLMLMGLGGLFEAGLVEWMSAMTYQAASGAGAQNMRELIKQMGATHAAVADQLADPASAILDIDRRVAEAMRSDAYPTENFGVPLAGSLIPWIDKELPNGQSREEWKAQAETNKILGRFKSPIPVDGICVRIGAMRCHSQALTIKLNKDVPIADIEGLISQHNPWVKLVPNNRDISMQELSPTKVTGTLNVPVGRLRKLNMGSQFVGAFTVGDQLLWGAAEPLRRMLRILLER; encoded by the coding sequence ATGAAACGTGTAGGTCTGATCGGTTGGCGCGGCATGGTCGGTTCCGTGCTCATGCAGCGGATGCTGGAAGAGCAGGATTTCGATCTTATCGAGCCGGTGTTTTTCACCACTTCCAATGTCGGTGGCCAAGGCCCGTCCGTGGGCAAGGACATTGCTCCGCTCAAGGACGCTTACAGCATTGAAGAGCTGAAGACCCTCGACGTGATCCTGACCTGCCAGGGCGGCGACTACACCAGCGAAGTGTTCCCGAAGCTGCGCGAAGCCGGCTGGCAGGGTTACTGGATCGACGCGGCCTCGAGCCTGCGGATGAACGATGACGCCGTCATCATCCTCGACCCGGTCAACCGCAAGGTCATCGACCAGCAGCTCGACGCGGGCACCAAGAACTACATCGGCGGCAACTGCACCGTCAGCCTGATGCTGATGGGCCTGGGCGGTCTGTTCGAGGCCGGTCTGGTGGAGTGGATGAGCGCCATGACCTATCAGGCGGCGTCCGGTGCCGGCGCGCAGAACATGCGTGAACTGATCAAGCAGATGGGCGCGACCCACGCCGCTGTCGCCGATCAACTGGCTGATCCTGCCAGCGCGATCCTCGACATCGACCGCCGTGTGGCCGAAGCCATGCGCAGCGACGCGTACCCGACTGAAAACTTCGGCGTACCGCTGGCCGGCAGCCTGATCCCGTGGATCGACAAGGAACTGCCGAACGGCCAGAGCCGCGAAGAGTGGAAGGCGCAGGCCGAGACCAACAAGATCCTCGGTCGCTTCAAGAGCCCGATCCCGGTCGACGGCATCTGCGTGCGCATCGGCGCCATGCGTTGCCACAGCCAGGCGCTGACCATCAAGCTGAACAAGGACGTGCCGATCGCCGATATCGAAGGGCTGATCAGCCAGCACAACCCTTGGGTCAAACTGGTGCCGAACAACCGCGATATCAGCATGCAGGAGCTGAGCCCGACGAAAGTCACCGGTACCTTGAACGTACCGGTCGGTCGTCTGCGCAAGCTGAACATGGGTTCGCAGTTCGTCGGTGCTTTCACCGTCGGCGACCAACTGCTGTGGGGCGCGGCCGAACCGCTGCGTCGCATGCTGCGGATCCTGCTTGAGCGTTGA
- a CDS encoding aspartate-semialdehyde dehydrogenase: protein MTQTLDIAVIGATGTVGETLVQILEERDFPVGTLHLLASSESAGSSVSYRGKNVRVREVDEFDFAKVKLVFFTAGPAVTLSYAARAHAAGCSLIDLSGALPADQAPQVVPEANVEVLAGLKAPFQVSSPSPSATALAVVLAPLRELIELQYVHVTASLAISAQGREAVSELARQTAELLNLRPLEPKFFDRQVAFNVLAQVGTPDALGHTLLEKRLVRELRQMLAQPSLKISATCIQAPVFFGDSFSVTLQSANAVDLEKVNAALEDAEGIELVEAGDYPTAVGDAVGQDVVYVGRVRGGIDEPSELNLWLTSDNVRKGAALNAVQVAELLIKDLL, encoded by the coding sequence ATGACCCAGACCCTTGATATTGCCGTGATCGGCGCCACCGGTACTGTCGGCGAAACCCTTGTGCAGATTCTCGAAGAGCGCGATTTCCCGGTTGGCACGTTGCATCTGTTGGCCAGCAGCGAATCTGCTGGCAGTTCGGTGTCGTATCGTGGCAAGAACGTGCGGGTGCGCGAGGTCGATGAGTTCGATTTCGCCAAGGTCAAACTGGTTTTCTTTACGGCGGGGCCTGCGGTCACCCTGAGTTACGCGGCTCGCGCCCATGCCGCCGGTTGCTCGCTGATCGATCTGTCCGGTGCCTTGCCGGCCGACCAGGCCCCGCAAGTGGTGCCGGAAGCCAATGTCGAGGTGTTGGCCGGCTTGAAAGCGCCATTTCAGGTCAGTAGCCCGAGCCCGTCGGCCACTGCGCTGGCCGTGGTGCTGGCGCCATTGCGCGAGCTGATCGAGCTGCAGTATGTCCATGTCACCGCCAGTCTGGCCATTTCCGCTCAGGGGCGCGAAGCTGTATCCGAGCTGGCGCGCCAGACCGCTGAACTGTTGAACCTGCGTCCGCTCGAGCCGAAGTTCTTCGACCGGCAGGTGGCATTCAACGTGCTGGCCCAGGTCGGTACGCCGGATGCGCTAGGCCATACGCTGCTGGAAAAACGCCTGGTGCGTGAGTTGCGTCAGATGCTGGCGCAACCTTCTTTAAAGATTTCCGCGACTTGCATTCAAGCCCCGGTGTTTTTTGGCGATAGCTTTAGCGTGACCTTGCAGTCAGCGAACGCGGTCGACCTGGAAAAGGTCAATGCTGCGCTTGAAGATGCCGAGGGTATCGAGCTGGTCGAGGCCGGTGATTATCCGACTGCGGTCGGTGACGCGGTGGGACAGGATGTGGTCTACGTCGGGCGGGTTCGCGGCGGTATCGACGAACCGTCGGAACTTAATCTGTGGCTGACGTCAGATAACGTACGCAAAGGTGCGGCCCTGAACGCCGTGCAGGTCGCCGAGTTGTTGATAAAAGACCTGCTGTAA
- a CDS encoding FimV/HubP family polar landmark protein, whose amino-acid sequence MVQVRKLVLAIAAASALSSGMAHALGLGELTLKSTLNQPLVAEIELLDVKDLTAAEVVPSLASPEDFAKAGVDRQAFLNDLTFTPVLNASGKSVLRVTSSKPLSEPMVKFLVQVMWPNGRLLRDYSVLLDPSKFSPQAADAAAQPAPAQTITAPTTGATHSTHTTTPRDTLWEIAAKARTGGSVQQTMLAIQALNPDAFIGGNINRLKTGQVLRLPDQVQSTALPQSKAIAEVAAQNEAWRQGRRYVAKPGTGQQQLDATNRGRANTGAAQNAKDNLSLVSAESAKARGKGPAGDAKALSNKLAVTQESLDTTRRDNEELKSRMADLQSQLDKLQRLIELKNNQLAKMQAEGSGAAPAAAATAPVVPAITAELAATPPATPAEAAPAAPAPEAAAPAPIEPVVEPVVETKPAADDEKTFNELLTNPILLGLVGGGAVVLLLLLLLLARRRKAQQEAEKHLRMARALEEQSFSQDLDLPESSFEGLEVPAASVKLTPAPAPAPAPAPAPAAAAAVVAPVVMAEPIAAPLVAPAAERSDDVLDKAQSHIDGGRLNQAAALLEEGVSLEPQRSDLRLKLMEVYGRQGDRDAFVGQERQLVANGDNFAKVEELKSRFPAMAVVAAGGLAAAALAAELDEDYVKELLLDEPEAPAAANDELDSAFDLSLDDLDNITPVEPVATVEPEAPVELDAFPTDDDLSFESVLQQQTDIKENLDDLSDFDLDLDLGADPAPTPVELADDDFLLDLDEGVKDLPLVETPTVADVPQDDLELPADFDLSLADEMDAAPAEPDAFAAELDDVNAELDRLSSSINEPSFTEADAALGDDLGDEDFDFLSGTDEAATKLDLAQAYIDMGDNDGARDILNEVISEGNDKQKSEASEMLSHLA is encoded by the coding sequence ATGGTTCAAGTTCGCAAACTGGTGTTAGCAATAGCGGCCGCCTCGGCGCTGTCCTCCGGTATGGCGCATGCCCTCGGGCTCGGGGAGCTGACCCTGAAGTCGACCCTGAACCAGCCGCTGGTGGCGGAAATCGAGCTGCTCGATGTCAAGGATCTGACCGCTGCCGAAGTGGTGCCGAGCCTGGCTTCGCCGGAAGATTTCGCCAAGGCCGGCGTCGATCGCCAGGCCTTCCTCAATGATCTGACCTTCACTCCGGTGCTCAACGCCAGCGGCAAAAGCGTGCTGCGCGTAACGTCGAGCAAGCCGCTGTCGGAACCGATGGTGAAATTCCTCGTGCAGGTGATGTGGCCGAACGGCCGTCTGCTGCGTGATTACAGCGTGCTGCTGGATCCGTCGAAGTTTTCGCCGCAGGCCGCTGATGCCGCCGCCCAGCCTGCGCCGGCGCAAACCATCACCGCACCGACCACCGGCGCCACGCATTCGACCCACACCACCACGCCGCGCGACACCCTGTGGGAAATCGCCGCCAAGGCGCGCACCGGCGGTTCGGTGCAGCAGACCATGCTGGCAATCCAGGCCTTGAACCCGGACGCGTTCATCGGCGGCAACATCAACCGCCTGAAAACCGGACAGGTGCTGCGTCTGCCGGATCAGGTGCAAAGCACCGCACTGCCGCAGTCCAAAGCGATTGCCGAGGTGGCCGCGCAGAACGAAGCCTGGCGTCAGGGCCGTCGTTATGTGGCCAAGCCGGGCACCGGTCAGCAGCAGCTCGATGCGACCAATCGTGGCCGCGCCAATACCGGTGCTGCGCAAAACGCCAAGGACAACCTGAGTCTGGTGTCCGCCGAAAGCGCCAAGGCGCGTGGCAAGGGCCCGGCCGGCGATGCCAAGGCTTTGAGCAACAAACTGGCGGTCACTCAGGAAAGTCTCGACACCACCCGTCGTGACAATGAAGAACTGAAAAGCCGCATGGCCGATCTGCAAAGTCAGCTGGACAAGCTGCAACGCCTGATCGAGCTGAAGAACAATCAACTGGCGAAAATGCAGGCCGAAGGTTCGGGCGCTGCCCCAGCTGCGGCTGCCACTGCGCCAGTAGTGCCGGCGATCACCGCGGAACTGGCTGCCACGCCGCCGGCAACTCCGGCAGAGGCTGCACCGGCCGCACCTGCGCCTGAGGCTGCAGCTCCGGCACCGATCGAGCCGGTTGTCGAGCCTGTGGTTGAAACCAAACCGGCTGCCGATGACGAGAAAACCTTCAATGAACTGCTGACCAATCCGATCCTGCTGGGTCTGGTCGGTGGCGGTGCAGTGGTTCTGCTGCTCCTGTTGTTGCTGCTGGCGCGTCGCCGCAAGGCGCAACAGGAAGCCGAAAAACACCTGCGCATGGCCCGTGCCCTGGAGGAGCAATCTTTCTCCCAGGACCTCGATCTGCCGGAAAGCAGCTTCGAAGGCCTGGAAGTGCCAGCCGCCAGCGTCAAGCTGACCCCGGCTCCGGCTCCGGCTCCGGCTCCGGCTCCAGCGCCTGCCGCCGCTGCTGCTGTAGTTGCGCCAGTGGTGATGGCCGAGCCGATCGCCGCGCCTCTGGTGGCGCCTGCCGCCGAGCGTTCCGACGACGTGCTGGACAAGGCGCAGTCGCACATCGACGGCGGTCGTCTGAATCAGGCCGCCGCGTTGCTGGAGGAGGGCGTGAGCCTGGAGCCGCAGCGCAGCGATCTGCGTCTGAAACTGATGGAAGTCTACGGCCGCCAGGGCGACCGTGACGCGTTCGTCGGTCAGGAGCGCCAGCTGGTCGCCAATGGCGACAACTTCGCCAAGGTCGAAGAGCTGAAAAGCCGCTTCCCGGCCATGGCGGTCGTCGCGGCCGGCGGTCTGGCGGCAGCGGCCCTTGCCGCCGAGCTGGACGAGGATTACGTCAAGGAGCTGCTGCTCGACGAGCCTGAAGCGCCTGCTGCGGCAAATGACGAACTGGACAGTGCTTTCGACCTGAGCCTTGACGATCTCGACAACATCACGCCAGTAGAACCTGTGGCGACTGTCGAGCCGGAAGCTCCGGTCGAGCTGGACGCGTTCCCGACTGACGACGATCTGAGCTTCGAGTCGGTGCTGCAACAGCAGACCGACATCAAGGAAAACCTCGACGACCTGTCGGACTTCGACCTGGATCTGGACCTCGGTGCCGATCCTGCGCCTACGCCGGTCGAGTTGGCAGACGATGATTTCCTGCTGGATCTGGACGAAGGCGTGAAGGATCTGCCGCTGGTCGAAACCCCGACCGTGGCCGACGTGCCACAGGACGACCTGGAGCTGCCAGCCGATTTCGACCTGTCCCTGGCTGACGAAATGGACGCGGCGCCAGCCGAGCCGGACGCATTCGCCGCCGAACTGGACGACGTCAACGCCGAGCTGGATCGTCTGTCGAGCAGTATCAACGAGCCAAGCTTCACCGAGGCCGACGCTGCGCTGGGTGATGATCTGGGTGACGAAGACTTCGACTTCCTGTCCGGCACCGACGAAGCCGCGACCAAGCTCGATCTGGCTCAGGCCTACATCGACATGGGCGACAACGACGGCGCGCGCGACATCCTCAATGAAGTCATCAGCGAGGGGAACGACAAGCAGAAGAGCGAAGCGAGCGAAATGCTTTCGCATCTGGCCTGA
- the truA gene encoding tRNA pseudouridine(38-40) synthase TruA: MAPEGFFRVALGVEYKGSRYSGWQRQSTGVLTVQETLEKALSKVADSPISLQCAGRTDAGVHACGQVVHFDTQVDRSLKAWVMGANINLPHDISVSWAKVMPAHFHARFKAIARRYRYVIYNDQIRPAHLNEEITWNHRPLDVERMAEAAQYLIGTHDFSAFRAGQCQAKSPIKKMHHLRVTRHGKMIVLDIRANAFLHHMVRNIAGVLMTIGAGERPVEWMKEVLESRERRSGGVTAHPFGLYLVQVEYHDEFPLPERFIGPHFLTGFSELDG; the protein is encoded by the coding sequence ATGGCACCCGAAGGCTTTTTCCGCGTCGCGCTGGGCGTTGAATACAAGGGCTCGCGCTACAGCGGCTGGCAGCGCCAGTCCACCGGTGTGCTCACCGTGCAGGAAACCCTGGAAAAAGCCCTGTCGAAGGTCGCCGACTCGCCGATCTCGCTGCAATGTGCCGGGCGCACCGACGCTGGTGTGCATGCCTGCGGGCAGGTGGTGCATTTTGATACCCAGGTCGACCGTTCGCTGAAAGCCTGGGTCATGGGCGCCAACATCAATCTGCCCCACGACATCAGCGTCAGTTGGGCGAAGGTCATGCCGGCGCATTTCCATGCGCGATTCAAGGCGATTGCCCGGCGCTATCGCTACGTGATCTACAACGATCAGATCCGCCCGGCGCATCTCAACGAAGAAATCACCTGGAATCACCGTCCGCTGGACGTCGAACGCATGGCCGAAGCCGCGCAGTACCTGATCGGTACCCATGATTTCAGCGCGTTCCGTGCCGGCCAGTGCCAGGCCAAGTCGCCGATCAAGAAGATGCATCACCTGCGCGTGACCCGTCACGGCAAAATGATTGTTCTGGATATTCGCGCCAACGCGTTCCTGCATCACATGGTGCGCAATATCGCCGGAGTGCTGATGACCATCGGCGCCGGCGAGCGGCCGGTGGAGTGGATGAAAGAAGTGCTGGAGAGCCGCGAGCGGCGTTCCGGCGGGGTCACGGCGCATCCGTTCGGCCTGTATCTGGTGCAGGTCGAATACCACGACGAGTTCCCGTTGCCCGAGCGCTTCATCGGGCCACATTTCCTTACGGGTTTCTCGGAACTTGACGGCTGA
- a CDS encoding phosphoribosylanthranilate isomerase: MSAVRSKICGITRIEDALAAVEAGADAIGFVFYAKSPRAVTVQQARAIIAALPPFVTTVGLFVNASRCELGEILDAVPLDLLQFHGDETAAECEGWHRPYIKALRVKAGDDIAAACDAYPSASGVLLDTYVEGVPGGTGEAFDWSLIPQGLSKPLILAGGLTPENVADAIARVRPYAVDVSGGVEASKGIKDHAKIRAFINAVR, encoded by the coding sequence ATGTCAGCCGTTCGCAGCAAGATTTGCGGGATTACCCGCATAGAAGACGCGTTGGCAGCCGTCGAGGCCGGGGCCGATGCCATCGGTTTTGTGTTCTACGCTAAAAGTCCCCGGGCGGTGACCGTGCAGCAGGCGCGGGCGATCATCGCCGCCTTGCCGCCGTTCGTGACCACGGTCGGGTTGTTCGTCAATGCCAGCCGCTGCGAGCTCGGGGAAATCCTCGATGCCGTGCCGCTGGATCTGTTGCAGTTCCACGGCGACGAGACCGCCGCCGAGTGTGAAGGCTGGCACCGGCCGTACATCAAGGCCTTGCGGGTCAAGGCGGGCGATGACATTGCCGCTGCCTGCGATGCCTACCCGAGTGCCAGCGGAGTGCTGCTCGACACTTATGTCGAAGGCGTGCCCGGCGGAACCGGCGAGGCGTTCGACTGGTCATTGATTCCGCAGGGCTTGAGCAAACCGTTGATTCTGGCCGGCGGCCTGACGCCGGAGAACGTCGCCGATGCGATCGCCCGGGTGCGACCGTATGCGGTGGATGTCAGCGGCGGGGTAGAGGCGAGCAAGGGCATCAAGGATCACGCAAAGATTCGTGCATTCATCAACGCCGTACGCTGA
- the accD gene encoding acetyl-CoA carboxylase, carboxyltransferase subunit beta: protein MSNWLVDKLIPSIMRSEVKKSSVPEGLWHKCPSCEAVLYRPELEKTLDVCPKCNHHMRIGARARIDIFLDAEGRAELGADLEPVDRLKFRDGKKYKDRLVAAQKQTGEKDALVSMSGTLLGMPVVVSAFEFSFMGGSMGAIVGERFVRAANYALENRCPMVCFSASGGARMQEALISLMQMAKTSAVLARLREEGIPFISVLTDPVYGGVSASLAMLGDVIVGEPKALIGFAGPRVIEQTVREKLPEGFQRSEFLLEHGAIDLIIDRRELRPRLGNLLAQLTGKPTPTFVAAPIEPIVVPPVPANV, encoded by the coding sequence ATGAGCAACTGGTTGGTAGACAAGCTGATCCCTTCGATCATGCGTTCCGAGGTCAAGAAGAGCTCGGTCCCTGAAGGTCTGTGGCACAAATGCCCGTCCTGCGAGGCTGTGCTGTATCGTCCGGAGCTGGAAAAGACCCTGGACGTTTGCCCTAAGTGCAACCACCACATGCGCATCGGTGCACGTGCGCGCATCGACATCTTCCTGGACGCCGAAGGCCGTGCCGAACTGGGCGCTGACCTTGAGCCGGTTGACCGTCTGAAATTCCGCGACGGTAAGAAGTACAAGGATCGTCTGGTCGCTGCCCAGAAGCAGACCGGCGAGAAAGACGCACTGGTTTCCATGAGCGGCACCCTGCTGGGCATGCCGGTCGTGGTTTCGGCGTTCGAATTCAGCTTCATGGGCGGTTCCATGGGCGCCATCGTCGGTGAGCGCTTCGTGCGCGCAGCCAACTACGCGCTGGAAAACCGTTGCCCGATGGTCTGCTTCTCCGCCTCCGGTGGCGCGCGCATGCAGGAAGCGCTGATCTCGCTGATGCAGATGGCCAAGACCTCGGCTGTGCTGGCGCGTCTGCGTGAAGAAGGCATTCCGTTCATCTCCGTGCTGACCGACCCGGTCTACGGCGGCGTTTCCGCCAGTCTGGCGATGCTGGGCGACGTGATCGTCGGTGAGCCTAAAGCCCTGATCGGTTTCGCCGGTCCGCGCGTGATCGAGCAGACCGTGCGTGAAAAACTGCCGGAAGGCTTCCAGCGCAGCGAGTTTCTGCTGGAGCACGGTGCAATCGACCTGATCATCGACCGTCGCGAACTGCGGCCGCGTCTGGGCAATCTGCTGGCGCAACTGACCGGCAAGCCGACCCCGACCTTCGTTGCCGCGCCGATCGAGCCGATCGTCGTTCCGCCGGTGCCTGCCAACGTATGA